Proteins found in one Zea mays cultivar B73 chromosome 1, Zm-B73-REFERENCE-NAM-5.0, whole genome shotgun sequence genomic segment:
- the LOC100383751 gene encoding uncharacterized protein LOC100383751, which translates to MSAIHSPAAPPARPPFRRSTTGVASPLREPSQPQPTPPAPPSLTSRRAGLVALLVAAVAPERPAAAAAFSLGIPGPKELLREQKKKSASFLLAPIAASRDTLVKAHALLASPSASTEDAEEVKGRILAAGRDCVPRQRNSIVALQSRTGVEVCTFSLILKNAASLLANKDSLKVEADTRLEELIKSFSELGTLVENSNFELADDRRVMPAHIFLFI; encoded by the exons ATGAGCGCCATCCACTCacccgccgcgccgccggcgaggccGCCTTTCCGGCGCAGCACGACGGGAGTAGCGTCTCCCCTCCGGGAACCCTCACAGCCGCAACCGACGCCACCGGCGCCTCCGAGCCTCACCTCCCGCCGCGCCGGTCTCGTCGCACTCCTCGTGGCAGCGGTGGCGCCGGAacgccctgccgccgccgccgccttctcGCTCGGCATTC CTGGGCCCAAGGAGCTGCTGCGGGAGCAGAAGAAGAAGTCGGCGTCCTTCCTCCTCGCGCCCATCGCCGCCTCCCGGGACACCCTCGTCAAAGCCCACGCGCTTCTGG CTTCGCCGAGTGCGTCTACTGAGGACGCCGAGGAGGTGAAGGGGCGGATCCTTGCGGCAGGAAGGGACTGCGTGCCGCGGCAGAGGAACTCGATTGTCGCGCTCCAGTCGCGGACTGGCGTTGAG GTGTGCACATTCAGCTTGATACTGAAGAACGCCGCGTCGCTGCTCGCCAATAAGGATTCCCTCAAGGTTGAAGCTGATACTAGGCTCGAGGAGCTCATAAA GTCATTCTCTGAACTGGGAACTCTGGTGGAGAACAGTAATTTTGAGCTCGCAGATGATAGGCGAGTAATGCCAGCAcacatatttttatttatttaa
- the LOC100383751 gene encoding uncharacterized protein isoform X1 has protein sequence MSAIHSPAAPPARPPFRRSTTGVASPLREPSQPQPTPPAPPSLTSRRAGLVALLVAAVAPERPAAAAAFSLGIPGPKELLREQKKKSASFLLAPIAASRDTLVKAHALLASPSASTEDAEEVKGRILAAGRDCVPRQRNSIVALQSRTGVEVCTFSLILKNAASLLANKDSLKVEADTRLEELIKSFSELGTLVENSNFELADDREKIKDGLLSSVSALDKFEQSVKDCLGV, from the exons ATGAGCGCCATCCACTCacccgccgcgccgccggcgaggccGCCTTTCCGGCGCAGCACGACGGGAGTAGCGTCTCCCCTCCGGGAACCCTCACAGCCGCAACCGACGCCACCGGCGCCTCCGAGCCTCACCTCCCGCCGCGCCGGTCTCGTCGCACTCCTCGTGGCAGCGGTGGCGCCGGAacgccctgccgccgccgccgccttctcGCTCGGCATTC CTGGGCCCAAGGAGCTGCTGCGGGAGCAGAAGAAGAAGTCGGCGTCCTTCCTCCTCGCGCCCATCGCCGCCTCCCGGGACACCCTCGTCAAAGCCCACGCGCTTCTGG CTTCGCCGAGTGCGTCTACTGAGGACGCCGAGGAGGTGAAGGGGCGGATCCTTGCGGCAGGAAGGGACTGCGTGCCGCGGCAGAGGAACTCGATTGTCGCGCTCCAGTCGCGGACTGGCGTTGAG GTGTGCACATTCAGCTTGATACTGAAGAACGCCGCGTCGCTGCTCGCCAATAAGGATTCCCTCAAGGTTGAAGCTGATACTAGGCTCGAGGAGCTCATAAA GTCATTCTCTGAACTGGGAACTCTGGTGGAGAACAGTAATTTTGAGCTCGCAGATGATAG AGAGAAGATAAAAGATGGCTTACTGAGCAGTGTCTCTGCCCTGGACAAATTTGAGCAGAGTGTTAAAGACTGTTTAGGTGTTTAG
- the LOC103644088 gene encoding uncharacterized protein LOC103644088, with translation MSSSSNSKQEKKEEEEEGDVPPCMNGDVGRDDDNNGGGGGEEEEEEREGEFAAAMAQLAPEGVRALHARVEAEWGPVLQSACQTAAARALWGRAVRDPAAGLLAGERYLRGLRDKMRRDEQAGASEVHGVMIAVRTLWFDARVEAAVAALGGDPQVVILGAGMDARAYRLSCLKGCTVFELDFPELLELKSDLLREAAASSASRQKLTVAAKSLARVPANIRDGDWIAKLQSCGYVPGRNTVWVLEGIIYYLHHADAMQVLESIAASRSSASAVLLVDFMNKNATLLSPTMYHFYHDSPDLLLPSMGFSRVTLTQIGDPEAHFGLLSHPENLFDKLRKLPRSVEKNPDDGTPCCRLYFVEASASPDDQIMCPLNRYLEME, from the exons ATGTCGTCGTCGTCGAACTCGAAGCAGGAGAAaaaggaagaagaggaggagggTGATGTGCCGCCGTGCATGAATGGCGACGTGGGGAGGGACGACGACAACaacggcggaggaggaggcgaagaagaagaagaagaaagagaaGGCGAGTTCGCGGCGGCGATGgcgcagctggcgccggagggcgTGCGGGCGCTGCACGCGCGGGTGGAGGCCGAGTGGGGCCCCGTGCTGCAGAGCGCGTGCcagacggcggcggcgcgggcgctCTGGGGCCGCGCGGTGCGCGACCCGGCTGCCGGGCTGCTGGCCGGGGAGCGCTACCTCAGGGGGCTTCGCGACAAGATGCGGCGCGACGAGCAAGCCGGCGCGAGCGAGGTGCACGGGGTCATGATCGCCGTCAGGACGCTCTGGTTCGACGCCCGCGTCGAGGCCGCCGTCGCCGCGCTCGGCGGCGACCCGCAGGTCGTCATCCTCGGTGCAG GGATGGATGCAAGAGCCTACCGGCTGAGCTGCCTAAAGGGATGCACGGTATTTGAACTCGACTTCCCGGAGCTCCTAGAACTGAAATCCGACCTTCTGCGCGAGGCAGCGGCGAGTTCCGCAAGCCGCCAGAAACTCACCGTGGCGGCGAAATCATTGGCTAGGGTTCCTGCCAACATACGAGACGGGGACTGGATAGCGAAGCTGCAGAGCTGCGGGTACGTCCCCGGGAGGAACACCGTGTGGGTGCTCGAAGGCATCATCTACTACCTCCACCACGCGGACGCGATGCAGGTCCTCGAGAGCATCGCCGCCAGCCGCTCCTCGGCCAGCGCGGTGCTCCTGGTCGATTTCATGAACAAGAACGCGACGCTGCTCTCTCCGACGATGTACCACTTCTACCATGACAGCCCTGACCTCCTGCTGCCTTCTATGGGGTTCTCCCGGGTGACGCTGACGCAGATTGGAGACCCCGAAGCGCATTTTGGGCTGCTGAGTCACCCGGAGAACCTGTTCGATAAACTGAGGAAGCTGCCCAGGTCGGTGGAGAAAAATCCCGACGACGGGACGCCGTGCTGCAGACTGTATTTTGTGgaagcctctgcctcgcccgatgaCCAGATCATGTGTCCGCTCAATCGTTACTTGGAAATGGAATAG
- the LOC103644086 gene encoding cell number regulator 13-like produces MASWDNLGELSNIAQLTGLDAVKLISLIVRAASTARLHKRNCRRFAQHLKLIGGLLEQLRVSELRKYPETPEPLEQLEDALRRGYLLVNSCQDHSYLYLLAMGWNIIYQFRKAQSEIDNYLCLVPLITLVWFHAVSLGEGMVALPVVRHCVRLRPGLPVLFTTTTLSSSEVIMNLLPDGVIYQFAPLDCPTAIDSFFGYWKPSLVLLLKSELWPNLIMSAAAKG; encoded by the exons ATGGCGTCGTGGGACAACCTCGGAGAGCTCTCCAACATCGCGCAGCTCACGGGGCTGGACGCCGTCAAGCTCATCTCCCTCATCGTTAGGGCGGCGTCCACGGCGCGGCTGCACAAGCGCAACTGCCGCCGCTTCGCGCAGCACCTCAAGCTCATCGGCGGCCTGCTGGAGCAGCTCCGCGTGTCGGAGCTCAGGAAGTACCCAGAGACGCCGGAGCCGCTGGAGCAGCTCGAGGACGCGCTCCGCCGGGGCTACCTGCTCGTCAACTCCTGCCAGGACCACTCCTACCTCTACCTCCTCGCCATGGGCTGGAACATCATCTACCAGTTCCGCAAGGCGCAGAGCGAGATCGACAATTACCTCTGCCTCGTCCCGCTCATCACGCTCGTGTGGTTTCATGCCGTATCCCTTGGCGAGGGAATGGTCGCGCTTCCCGTTGTTCGCCACTGTGTCCGCCTCCGTCCAGGCCTCCCCGTGCTTTTCACCACCACCACCCTCTCCTCGTC AGAAGTTATCATGAATCTACTCCCTGATGGTGTCATATATCAG TTTGCTCCTCTTGACTGTCCTACTGCAATAGATAGTTTTTTTGGATACTGGAAGCCAAGTTTGGTACTTCTTCTGAAAAGTGAACTCTGGCCAAACCTCATCATGTCTGCAGCAGCAAAAGGG TAA